In Paracoccus jeotgali, the following are encoded in one genomic region:
- a CDS encoding adenosine deaminase produces MKELKKVELHLHLEGAAPPAFVRGLAAEKRVDLGHIFDRNGNYRFSDFNDFLRVYEAATSVITTPADYARLLREVLENCAEEGAIYVELFVSPEFCGGGDLSAWRDYLAAMTETAREREAQGIASRAILTAIRHFGPQRARRTALCAAETGHADGSGWVTGFGMGGDEAFGKATDFAWSFDCAREAGLGLTCHAGEWGGPHSVREALELGVSRIGHGVRAIEDPDLVRELVHRETVLEVCPGSNIALGLYPDWPSHPVARLADAGVRLTISTDDPPFFHTTLSQEYERLADAFAWSEREFARLNLTAAEAAFCDDATRQRLRAAFR; encoded by the coding sequence ATGAAAGAGCTAAAAAAGGTTGAACTTCATCTGCATCTGGAAGGCGCCGCGCCGCCTGCCTTCGTGCGCGGCCTGGCAGCCGAGAAGCGGGTGGATCTGGGGCATATCTTCGACCGGAACGGCAACTACAGGTTTAGCGATTTCAACGACTTCCTGCGCGTTTATGAAGCTGCCACCTCGGTCATCACGACACCCGCGGATTACGCCCGGCTGCTGCGCGAGGTGTTGGAAAACTGCGCTGAAGAAGGCGCGATCTATGTCGAATTGTTCGTATCTCCGGAATTCTGCGGCGGCGGCGACCTCTCCGCCTGGCGCGACTATCTGGCCGCCATGACCGAAACCGCCCGCGAGAGGGAGGCGCAGGGCATCGCCAGCCGCGCGATCCTGACCGCCATCCGCCATTTCGGGCCGCAACGCGCCCGCCGGACCGCTCTCTGCGCCGCGGAGACCGGTCATGCCGACGGCAGCGGCTGGGTCACCGGCTTTGGCATGGGTGGCGACGAAGCCTTTGGCAAGGCAACGGATTTCGCCTGGAGCTTCGACTGCGCCCGCGAGGCGGGCCTTGGCCTGACCTGCCATGCCGGCGAGTGGGGCGGCCCGCATTCCGTCCGCGAGGCGCTGGAACTCGGCGTCAGCCGGATCGGCCACGGCGTCCGCGCGATCGAGGACCCGGACCTGGTCCGCGAACTGGTCCACCGCGAGACGGTTCTCGAGGTCTGCCCCGGCTCGAACATCGCGCTCGGCCTCTATCCTGACTGGCCCTCGCACCCGGTGGCGAGGCTCGCGGATGCCGGCGTCCGGCTGACCATCTCGACCGACGACCCGCCATTCTTCCACACCACGCTTTCGCAGGAATATGAACGGCTTGCCGACGCTTTTGCATGGAGTGAGCGAGAGTTCGCCCGGCTGAATCTGACGGCCGCCGAGGCCGCCTTCTGCGACGACGCGACCCGACAGCGCCTGCGGGCCGCCTTTCGCTGA
- a CDS encoding biopolymer transporter ExbD — MALDLPRRRRERGRLDHSLPIVNIVLLLLFFFMLVGQLPPPESDTRLATTSRLPLSNLPHPVLQIEADGQWRLDGREVSPELLPSALPPDGEPVLHVMIDRAAPARLLVEALAHPALSGLTLQLVTLNQPEEP, encoded by the coding sequence GTGGCGCTCGACCTGCCCCGCCGCCGGCGCGAGCGCGGACGCCTCGATCACTCGCTGCCGATCGTGAACATCGTGCTGCTGCTGCTGTTCTTCTTCATGCTGGTCGGGCAGTTGCCGCCGCCCGAAAGCGACACGCGACTGGCGACCACGTCGCGCCTGCCGCTGTCGAACCTGCCGCATCCGGTCCTGCAGATCGAGGCTGACGGGCAATGGCGTCTCGACGGACGCGAGGTCTCGCCGGAACTGCTGCCATCGGCGCTGCCGCCCGACGGCGAACCGGTCCTGCACGTGATGATCGACCGCGCCGCTCCGGCGCGGCTGCTGGTCGAGGCCCTGGCCCACCCCGCGCTGAGCGGGCTGACGCTGCAACTGGTCACGCTGAACCAGCCGGAGGAGCCATGA
- a CDS encoding phosphopentomutase, translating into MPRAFLIVMDSVGIGGAPDADRFFNDGRPDTGANTLAHIAAQHQLHMPHLDRLGLGAAVQLASGQTAPGLTATPHGLWGAATEVSSGKDTPSGHWELACVPVPWDWHYFPDRTPAFPPELTQRVCDLAGTDGILGNIHASGTVILDQLGAEHLRTLWPICYTSADSVFQIAAHEEAFGLDRLLALCEGIAPVLHAMKVGRVIARPFTGTPGAFTRTPNRRDYAIAPPEPTILDIAAKAGRETNAIGKIGDIFSHRGINRLYKGASDADLAEHLVQLTATAAEGSLTFANFVEFDSLYGHRRDSAGYARHLEWFDGIAGRAMAGLRPGDLMIFTADHGNDPTWTGTDHTRERVPVLAAGTAPKAILQVGFSDVGASILDHLGLPPAGHGNSFL; encoded by the coding sequence ATGCCCCGCGCCTTTCTGATCGTCATGGACTCCGTCGGGATCGGCGGCGCGCCCGATGCCGACCGCTTCTTCAATGACGGCCGCCCCGATACCGGCGCGAACACGCTGGCTCACATCGCAGCGCAGCATCAGTTGCACATGCCGCATCTGGACCGGCTGGGCCTTGGCGCGGCGGTGCAACTCGCCTCGGGCCAGACCGCGCCCGGCCTGACCGCCACACCCCACGGGCTGTGGGGGGCCGCGACCGAGGTGTCGTCGGGCAAGGACACCCCCTCGGGCCATTGGGAACTCGCCTGCGTGCCGGTCCCGTGGGACTGGCATTACTTCCCCGACCGCACCCCCGCCTTTCCACCCGAACTGACGCAGCGCGTCTGCGACCTTGCCGGGACCGATGGCATTCTGGGCAACATCCATGCCTCGGGCACGGTGATCCTCGACCAGCTCGGCGCCGAGCATCTGCGGACGCTCTGGCCCATCTGCTACACCTCGGCCGACAGCGTCTTCCAGATCGCCGCCCATGAAGAGGCGTTCGGTCTGGACCGTCTGCTGGCCCTGTGCGAAGGCATCGCCCCCGTGCTGCACGCGATGAAGGTCGGCCGCGTCATCGCCCGCCCCTTCACCGGCACCCCCGGCGCCTTCACCCGCACGCCGAACCGCCGCGACTATGCCATCGCGCCGCCCGAACCCACGATCTTGGACATCGCTGCAAAGGCCGGGCGCGAGACCAACGCTATCGGCAAGATCGGCGACATCTTCAGCCATCGCGGCATCAACCGGCTTTACAAGGGCGCCTCGGACGCCGATCTGGCCGAGCATCTGGTGCAGCTGACCGCGACCGCCGCCGAAGGCAGCCTGACCTTCGCCAATTTCGTCGAGTTCGACAGCCTTTATGGTCACCGCCGCGACTCCGCCGGTTATGCCCGCCATCTGGAGTGGTTCGACGGGATCGCCGGACGCGCCATGGCCGGATTGCGGCCCGGGGACCTGATGATCTTCACCGCCGATCACGGAAATGACCCGACCTGGACCGGCACCGATCACACGCGAGAACGCGTGCCCGTTTTGGCCGCAGGGACCGCCCCGAAAGCCATCTTGCAGGTCGGGTTCTCCGATGTCGGCGCCAGCATTCTGGACCATCTGGGACTGCCGCCCGCCGGGCATGGAAACAGCTTCCTCTGA
- a CDS encoding thymidine phosphorylase, whose protein sequence is MTGAGFDPRPIIALLRDGQGLDAGDAGRIAAGLADGGVTDAQAAAFAMAVLLRGLSTDQRVALTLAMRGSGQVLRWDLPGPVLDKHSTGGIGDVTSLILAPLLAACGAYVPMISGRGLGHTGGTLDKLEAIPGWRATLSTAEFRDQVREIGCAIVAASDELAPADRRLYAIRDEAACVESIDLITASILSKKLAEGLDGLVLDVKSGSGAFLGGAEAATALAASLVTTAEAAGCPTTALVTDMDQPLARAAGNAVEVRAAIDCLRGEASALRDLTLALAAEALSLAGRADAMAEVTAALDSGRAAEIFARMIAGQDGPADLLDAPDRHLVQAPVIRPVPTPAGGFVASIDTRALGQAALGLGAGRQRAGEQIDHRTGLSDLLRTAEAADGPLAMVHAASEAQAERAIAAVQAAYRLTPDAPQRQPLILDRIASAGMAAAVPPG, encoded by the coding sequence ATGACCGGCGCGGGCTTCGATCCGCGCCCCATAATCGCGCTGCTGCGGGACGGGCAGGGGCTGGATGCGGGCGATGCGGGACGGATCGCGGCAGGGCTGGCCGATGGCGGCGTCACCGACGCGCAAGCCGCCGCGTTCGCCATGGCGGTGCTGCTGCGCGGGCTGAGCACCGATCAGCGCGTGGCGCTGACGCTCGCCATGCGCGGCAGCGGTCAGGTGCTGCGGTGGGATCTGCCGGGGCCGGTGCTCGACAAGCACTCGACCGGCGGGATCGGCGATGTGACCTCGCTGATCCTTGCGCCGCTGCTGGCCGCCTGCGGGGCGTATGTGCCGATGATCTCGGGCCGGGGGCTGGGCCATACCGGCGGCACGCTGGACAAGCTGGAGGCGATTCCCGGCTGGCGCGCCACGCTATCGACGGCCGAGTTCCGCGATCAGGTCCGCGAGATCGGCTGCGCCATCGTCGCGGCCTCGGATGAGTTGGCCCCCGCCGACCGCCGGCTCTATGCGATCCGGGACGAGGCCGCCTGCGTCGAATCCATCGATCTCATCACTGCCTCGATCCTGTCGAAGAAGCTGGCCGAGGGGCTGGACGGGCTGGTTCTCGACGTCAAATCCGGCTCCGGCGCGTTCCTGGGCGGTGCAGAGGCCGCGACGGCGCTCGCCGCCTCGCTGGTGACCACGGCCGAGGCCGCCGGATGTCCGACGACGGCGCTGGTGACCGACATGGACCAGCCGCTGGCGCGCGCCGCAGGAAACGCTGTCGAGGTCCGCGCCGCCATCGACTGCCTGCGCGGCGAGGCGTCGGCCCTGCGCGACCTGACGCTGGCCCTCGCGGCCGAGGCGCTGTCGCTTGCGGGGCGCGCGGATGCAATGGCCGAGGTGACGGCGGCGCTCGATTCCGGCCGCGCGGCCGAGATATTCGCACGCATGATCGCCGGACAAGACGGCCCGGCGGATCTCCTCGACGCACCCGACCGACATCTGGTCCAGGCACCCGTGATCCGTCCCGTGCCCACGCCCGCCGGAGGCTTCGTCGCCTCGATCGACACCCGCGCCTTGGGTCAGGCGGCCCTTGGCCTCGGCGCCGGTCGCCAGCGTGCCGGCGAGCAGATCGACCACCGCACCGGCCTCTCGGACCTGCTGCGGACTGCCGAGGCTGCGGACGGCCCGCTGGCGATGGTCCACGCCGCGAGCGAGGCGCAGGCCGAGCGTGCGATCGCAGCCGTTCAGGCCGCCTATCGTCTGACCCCCGATGCGCCGCAACGTCAGCCGCTGATCCTCGACCGCATCGCAAGTGCCGGCATGGCGGCCGCCGTGCCACCGGGTTAA
- the upp gene encoding uracil phosphoribosyltransferase, whose amino-acid sequence MTPQHLTIVKHPLVQHKLTLMRDKSTSTGSFRQLLREISLLLAYEVTRELPLTTRRIDTPMQQMDSPVIEGKKLALVSILRAGNGLMDGILELIPSARVGFVGLYRDPKTLQPVQYYCKLPSGLDERMTIAVDPMLATGNSSVAAIDLLKEAGAVNIRFLCLLAAPDGVQRMQDAHPDVQIVTASLDEGLDEKGYIVPGLGDAGDRMFGTK is encoded by the coding sequence ATGACCCCGCAGCATCTGACCATCGTCAAGCACCCTCTGGTCCAGCACAAGCTGACGCTGATGCGGGACAAATCCACCTCGACCGGCAGTTTTCGCCAGCTTCTGCGCGAGATCAGCCTGCTGCTGGCCTATGAGGTGACGCGCGAGCTGCCGCTGACGACGCGGCGGATCGACACGCCGATGCAGCAGATGGACTCGCCGGTGATCGAGGGCAAAAAGCTGGCTCTGGTGTCGATCCTGCGGGCCGGAAACGGGCTGATGGACGGGATTCTCGAGCTGATTCCGTCCGCGCGGGTCGGCTTCGTGGGCCTCTATCGCGACCCGAAGACGCTGCAGCCGGTGCAGTATTATTGCAAGCTTCCCAGCGGCTTGGACGAGCGGATGACGATTGCCGTAGACCCGATGCTGGCGACCGGAAACTCATCCGTCGCGGCCATCGATCTGCTGAAAGAGGCGGGGGCGGTCAATATCCGCTTCCTCTGCCTGCTGGCCGCGCCCGACGGTGTGCAGCGCATGCAGGACGCCCACCCCGATGTCCAGATCGTGACCGCCTCGCTGGACGAAGGGCTTGATGAGAAAGGTTATATCGTTCCGGGCCTGGGTGACGCCGGGGACCGGATGTTCGGCACGAAATAG
- a CDS encoding PP2C family protein-serine/threonine phosphatase: MTDTAEALVYRAAARSHQGCVRRQNEDSHACLPQYGLWVVADGMGGYAAGDVASEIVTSEMTALGMPVSASDQRRRVSERLHRAHLRIRSHIAEHDLDMAGSTIAALMVFGTELTCAWVGDSRIYRLRAGQMRRMTRDHSEVAAMVERGDLTPAQAREFPRRNVLTRAVGIGPNLAPEFSGSTVQPGDRFLICSDGLTEHLADDEIAEVLDSGRDPGGSVDRLVALTLLRGAVDNVTVLVLDCAQRAPEGADHG; this comes from the coding sequence ATGACCGACACCGCCGAGGCCCTGGTCTATCGCGCCGCCGCCCGCAGCCATCAGGGCTGCGTCCGCCGCCAGAACGAGGACAGCCACGCCTGCCTGCCCCAATACGGGCTGTGGGTGGTGGCCGACGGCATGGGCGGCTATGCGGCGGGCGATGTCGCCAGCGAGATCGTGACCAGCGAGATGACGGCGCTGGGGATGCCGGTCTCGGCCAGCGATCAGCGACGGCGGGTCAGCGAAAGGCTGCATCGCGCGCATCTGCGGATCAGGTCCCATATCGCGGAACATGACCTTGACATGGCCGGCAGCACCATCGCCGCGCTGATGGTCTTCGGGACCGAGCTGACCTGCGCCTGGGTCGGCGACAGCCGCATCTATCGCCTGCGCGCGGGGCAGATGCGCCGCATGACCCGCGATCACAGCGAGGTCGCGGCCATGGTCGAACGCGGCGACCTGACGCCTGCACAGGCGCGCGAGTTCCCGCGCCGCAACGTGCTGACCCGCGCCGTGGGCATCGGCCCGAATCTGGCGCCGGAATTTTCCGGCAGCACCGTGCAGCCGGGCGACCGCTTTCTCATCTGCTCGGACGGGCTGACCGAGCATCTGGCCGATGACGAGATCGCCGAGGTGCTGGATTCGGGCCGCGACCCCGGCGGCAGCGTCGACCGGCTGGTGGCGCTGACCCTGCTGCGGGGGGCCGTGGATAACGTGACGGTGCTGGTGCTCGATTGCGCGCAGCGCGCGCCCGAGGGGGCGGACCATGGATGA
- a CDS encoding ExbD/TolR family protein, translating into MAAPVSAHARRPGIVLPRRNRRYRFSMTPLADVMFQLLIFFMLTSHITSYSLLDIRAGGVIGATAGTQDRQGTDIRRTVIWTLQENGAIQVSGQRFAPDRLDALAGALEAQGTTDVLILLRDEVPVQRLVTVLQTLAALDGVTVTVAEGGF; encoded by the coding sequence GTGGCGGCGCCGGTTTCGGCCCACGCGCGGCGTCCGGGCATCGTGCTGCCGCGGCGCAACCGGCGCTATCGCTTCTCGATGACGCCGCTGGCCGATGTCATGTTCCAGCTGCTGATCTTCTTCATGCTGACCTCTCACATCACCTCATATTCGCTGCTCGACATCCGCGCCGGCGGCGTGATCGGGGCGACGGCGGGCACGCAGGATCGGCAGGGCACCGACATTCGCCGCACGGTCATCTGGACGCTGCAGGAAAACGGCGCGATTCAGGTCAGCGGGCAGCGTTTTGCGCCCGACCGGCTTGATGCGCTTGCCGGGGCGCTGGAGGCGCAGGGGACGACGGATGTGCTGATCCTGCTGCGGGACGAGGTGCCGGTCCAGCGACTGGTGACGGTGCTGCAGACGCTCGCCGCACTGGACGGCGTGACGGTCACCGTGGCCGAGGGCGGGTTCTAG
- a CDS encoding SPOR domain-containing protein, whose product MFLIWVLCLWPSLGAAAETGPRELPPGDFSGAQYIDSQGCVYLRDGRHWRPRLDPDGQPVCGFPPSRSAWHSPDGGAGADGLAGIEQDLAVSIATAGLMTPPQRRADALPVATSAGASSGDGIAEQLARASVSSGVLARQAARPNVMSSRLCELLGLSDASPTGATSFADPTGGHCSGGGVPLTLQKRAQASTAAAAPRAESGAKAGDGLPPKPRSARADAEASPAQRQQLAAKTSRQSRPPTPRPEIPATARYVQVGSFNEDGVAAAIAALHRLGYPVARQVKEGESGRRIVLAGPFASRERLISALDRLRRAGFGQAMAR is encoded by the coding sequence ATGTTTCTGATCTGGGTTCTGTGTCTCTGGCCGTCGCTCGGTGCGGCCGCAGAGACCGGGCCTCGCGAGCTGCCCCCCGGCGATTTCAGCGGCGCGCAATATATCGACAGTCAGGGCTGCGTCTACCTGCGCGATGGGCGGCATTGGCGGCCGCGGCTCGATCCGGACGGGCAGCCGGTCTGCGGTTTTCCGCCCAGCCGCTCGGCGTGGCACTCACCGGATGGGGGCGCTGGGGCTGATGGTCTGGCAGGGATTGAGCAGGATCTTGCCGTCAGTATCGCAACCGCCGGGCTGATGACGCCGCCGCAGAGGCGCGCAGACGCTTTGCCTGTTGCGACGTCAGCAGGCGCGAGCAGCGGCGATGGGATCGCCGAGCAGCTCGCGCGGGCGTCCGTTAGCAGCGGAGTGTTGGCGCGGCAGGCGGCCCGGCCGAATGTGATGAGCAGCCGGCTCTGCGAGTTGCTAGGCCTCTCGGACGCGTCGCCGACCGGGGCGACCTCGTTCGCCGATCCGACTGGCGGTCATTGCTCCGGCGGCGGCGTTCCGTTGACGCTGCAAAAGCGTGCTCAGGCGTCGACGGCAGCGGCGGCGCCGCGTGCTGAAAGCGGCGCGAAGGCGGGCGATGGCCTGCCTCCGAAGCCCCGGTCCGCACGGGCTGATGCGGAGGCGTCGCCGGCTCAGCGCCAGCAGCTCGCCGCCAAAACTTCACGGCAGAGCCGCCCGCCTACGCCGCGACCCGAAATTCCGGCGACTGCGCGATATGTGCAGGTCGGAAGTTTCAACGAAGACGGGGTCGCGGCGGCCATCGCGGCCTTGCACCGCCTCGGTTATCCCGTCGCGCGGCAGGTGAAGGAGGGAGAATCCGGTCGCAGGATCGTCCTCGCCGGACCGTTCGCAAGCCGCGAGCGTCTGATCTCTGCACTCGACCGCCTGCGGCGGGCGGGGTTTGGCCAGGCGATGGCGCGGTAG
- a CDS encoding serine/threonine-protein kinase, with protein sequence MDDDRRPRPATLPPAAQAFPEPDARTRISGRLGETILAGHTQPPRPPLTQFGLPPAQPTVLAELAAPLAAPGARLVERGTLINNNYRIEEMISTGGMGEVYRAVNLFTGDPVAVKVILTELARDRDIIEMFRREARVLVQLRHEAIVSYHNFVLDQGLGRYCLIMEFVEGTHLGARLRDGVPMPDDDARRLLRRLAQGLARAHDCGVTHRDLSPDNVILRHDSVEEAVLIDFGIARSTELGDGLDGRFAGKYKYIAPEQLGDDPALIGPRTDIYGLALLMVAIIRGRAIEMGDSVATASAARRQIPPLDGVSHRLFPLLQHMLEPDPAARPADMGRVIQMLDDPMLIPARYRLPLWQSGAEASSAAKPLTVLRDAGVAAGEPGEAPGAVETGADAAPGPPASPGRGPFLLAASVVLIAAAGLGWMTLRPIPPPPPPAEAAPPGTTALPARDTRTRDGFLAELDLGPCALAQRVEAGPQAGTLAVFSPAPIPPARILDPFEAAFQTRPSIAAYRVSPAQCPVLDLVSQLAGRAATPPELSAQAMATPDGFALNLSVPGLSARNLWLALIAPDGSAYDLTAQSLTDPQGVRTAQAAINLPTEDADQGVWLLLALATEAPPLTLAAAPTAASAERLMPALLEEVMPAAQNAAATLVPVQIDAAAPEPTP encoded by the coding sequence ATGGATGACGACCGCAGGCCCCGCCCCGCCACCCTGCCCCCGGCCGCGCAGGCTTTTCCCGAACCCGACGCGCGCACCCGCATCTCGGGCCGGTTGGGCGAGACGATACTGGCCGGTCACACGCAGCCGCCCCGCCCGCCGCTGACGCAGTTCGGCCTGCCGCCCGCGCAGCCGACGGTGCTGGCGGAACTCGCCGCGCCCCTTGCCGCACCGGGGGCCCGGCTTGTCGAACGGGGGACGCTGATCAACAACAACTACCGCATCGAAGAGATGATCAGCACCGGCGGCATGGGCGAGGTCTATCGCGCCGTCAACCTGTTCACCGGCGATCCGGTGGCGGTCAAGGTGATCCTGACCGAACTCGCCCGCGACCGCGACATCATCGAGATGTTCCGCCGCGAGGCGCGGGTGCTGGTCCAGCTGCGCCACGAGGCCATCGTCAGCTATCACAACTTCGTTCTGGATCAGGGGCTTGGCCGCTATTGCCTGATCATGGAATTCGTCGAGGGCACGCATCTGGGCGCCCGCCTGCGCGACGGCGTGCCGATGCCCGACGACGATGCGCGGCGGCTGCTGCGGCGGCTGGCGCAGGGGTTGGCGCGCGCCCATGACTGCGGGGTGACCCATCGCGACCTGTCGCCGGACAACGTCATCCTGCGCCATGACAGCGTGGAAGAGGCCGTGCTGATCGATTTCGGCATCGCCCGCTCGACCGAGCTGGGCGATGGCCTCGATGGCCGTTTTGCCGGTAAATACAAATATATCGCGCCCGAGCAACTGGGCGATGATCCGGCGCTGATCGGCCCGCGCACCGATATCTATGGGCTGGCGCTGCTGATGGTCGCGATCATCCGGGGGCGGGCCATCGAGATGGGCGATTCGGTGGCCACCGCTTCGGCCGCGCGGCGTCAGATCCCGCCGCTCGACGGGGTCTCGCACCGGCTGTTTCCGCTGCTGCAGCACATGCTGGAGCCCGACCCCGCGGCGCGGCCCGCCGATATGGGCCGGGTGATCCAGATGCTGGACGACCCGATGCTGATCCCAGCGCGCTACCGCCTGCCGCTATGGCAGTCCGGGGCCGAGGCGAGCAGCGCCGCAAAGCCGCTGACCGTGCTGCGCGATGCAGGCGTGGCAGCGGGTGAGCCGGGCGAAGCGCCGGGGGCGGTCGAGACGGGAGCCGACGCTGCGCCCGGTCCCCCCGCATCCCCCGGGCGCGGCCCCTTCCTGCTGGCCGCAAGCGTCGTGCTGATCGCGGCTGCCGGCCTCGGCTGGATGACGCTGCGCCCGATCCCGCCACCCCCGCCGCCGGCGGAAGCAGCGCCACCGGGCACGACCGCCCTGCCTGCCCGCGACACCCGCACCCGCGACGGCTTCCTCGCCGAACTCGACCTCGGCCCCTGCGCGCTTGCGCAACGGGTCGAGGCGGGGCCGCAGGCCGGGACGCTTGCCGTCTTTTCACCCGCGCCCATCCCGCCGGCCCGCATCCTCGACCCCTTCGAGGCCGCCTTCCAGACCCGCCCCAGCATCGCCGCGTATCGGGTCAGCCCCGCGCAATGCCCGGTGCTGGATCTGGTTTCGCAGCTTGCCGGTCGCGCCGCGACACCCCCGGAACTGAGCGCGCAGGCCATGGCCACGCCTGACGGGTTCGCGCTGAATCTCAGCGTGCCCGGCTTGTCGGCCCGCAATCTGTGGCTGGCGCTGATCGCGCCGGACGGGTCGGCCTATGACCTGACAGCGCAATCGCTGACCGATCCGCAGGGGGTGCGCACCGCCCAGGCCGCCATCAACCTGCCCACCGAGGACGCCGATCAGGGCGTATGGCTGCTGCTGGCGCTGGCGACCGAGGCCCCGCCCCTGACCCTCGCCGCCGCACCCACCGCTGCCTCTGCCGAGCGCCTGATGCCCGCGCTGCTGGAGGAGGTGATGCCCGCCGCGCAGAACGCCGCGGCGACGCTTGTCCCGGTTCAGATCGATGCCGCTGCGCCTGAACCGACGCCCTGA
- a CDS encoding MotA/TolQ/ExbB proton channel family protein yields the protein MAALPWPTVLIFAALAGLSVLTVTVAIFKLAQFRRMGLGRNRQAEAILNDWLSGRPDVAQSAAAADPSVLARVLAAVMSGLRARPEQPFYGEELARQAALIELTRMGSRMRLLEAVVQMAPMLGLLGTVVGMIDAFGNLAASQAAADPRLLASGIWTALTTTAAGLAIALVAYFIAAWLEGRIDDERQTIEMVISAAIHGRVDQTRG from the coding sequence ATGGCCGCGCTGCCCTGGCCGACGGTGCTGATCTTTGCCGCGCTGGCCGGGCTGTCGGTGCTGACGGTGACGGTCGCAATCTTCAAGCTCGCGCAGTTTCGCCGCATGGGTCTGGGCCGGAACCGGCAGGCCGAGGCGATCCTGAACGACTGGCTGAGCGGCCGCCCCGACGTGGCGCAAAGCGCTGCGGCCGCCGATCCCTCTGTGCTGGCGCGGGTGCTGGCGGCGGTGATGTCCGGTCTGCGCGCCCGCCCCGAGCAGCCGTTCTACGGCGAAGAACTGGCCCGGCAGGCGGCGCTGATCGAGCTGACGCGGATGGGCAGCCGCATGCGCCTGCTCGAGGCGGTGGTGCAGATGGCGCCGATGCTGGGGCTGTTGGGGACGGTGGTGGGCATGATCGACGCCTTCGGCAACCTCGCCGCCAGTCAGGCCGCCGCCGATCCGCGCCTGCTGGCATCGGGCATCTGGACGGCGCTGACCACGACGGCGGCGGGGCTGGCCATCGCGCTTGTCGCCTATTTCATCGCCGCCTGGCTCGAAGGGCGTATCGACGACGAGCGCCAGACGATCGAGATGGTGATCTCGGCCGCGATCCACGGGCGCGTCGACCAGACGCGGGGCTGA